In one Colletotrichum destructivum chromosome 2, complete sequence genomic region, the following are encoded:
- a CDS encoding Putative peptidase T1A, proteasome beta-subunit, proteasome, subunit alpha/beta yields the protein MDSLVAKYSRPAFEQHNTFRDDEQEDLELMGGAPPLSLKFAMPPVAHPSSWLRAATDDRSNPDCPIKIAHGTTTLAFRFQGGIIVATDSRATAGNWIASQTVKKVIEINSVLLGTMAGGAADCQYWLAWLGMQCRLHELRHKRRISVAAASKILANLVYSYKGMGLSMGTMCAGVTKEEGPALYYVDSDGTRLPGNLFCVGSGQTFAYGVLDAEYRYDLTDQEALDLGSRSILAATHRDAYSGGFINLYHVKEEGWVKHGFNDTNPIFWKTKLEKGEFTNVTADLD from the exons ATGGACAGCCTTGTAGCCAAGTACAGCCGCCCGGCGTTTGAGCAACACAACACTTTCAGAGACGATGAGCAAGAGGACCTCGAGCTCATGGGCGGTGCGCCGCCTCTGTCGTTGAAATTCGCCATGCCCCCCGTCGCACAT CCCTCTTCTTGGCTCCGCGCAGCAACAGACGACCGCTCCAACCCCGATTGCCCCATCAAGATCGCTCACGGCACAACGACCCTCGCTTTCCGATTCCAGggcggcatcatcgtcgccaccgACTCCCGTGCCACAGCCGGAAACTGGATCGCCTCGCAAACGGTCAAGAAGGTTATTGAGATCAACTCAGTGCTTCTGGGCACCATGGCCGGCGGTGCCGCTGACTGCCAATACTGGCTCGCCTGGCTGGGCATGCAGTGTCGTCTCCACGAGCTCCGCCACAAGCGCCGTATCTCGGTCGCTGCCGCGTCCAAGatcctcgccaacctcgtcTACTCGTACAAGGGCATGGGCCTCAGCATGGGCACCATGTGCGCTGGcgtcaccaaggaggagggcccCGCACTCTACTACGTCGATTCGGATGGTACCCGCCTGCCCGGCAACCTCTTCTGCGTCGGCAGTGGTCAGACCTTCGCCTACGGTGTTCTGGATGCCGAGTACCGCTACGACCTGACAGACCAGGAGgcgctcgacctcggcagCCGGAGTATCCTGGCGGCGACGCACCGCGACGCCTATTCTGGTGGTTTCATCAACCTGTACCacgtcaaggaggagggatgggTCAAGCACGGCTTCAATGACACGAATCCTATCTTCTGGAAGACGaagctcgagaagggcgagttCACCAACGTCACGGCCGACTTGGACTAG
- a CDS encoding Putative Gcp-like domain, peptidase M22, tRNA N6-adenosine threonylcarbamoyltransferase, TsaD, with the protein MRPPLTALARWRTTPSLRHTRFHGDRASTQAVVVHRRHHVGSRTLLTLAIETSCDDTCVAVLSKDPGPGGRATLHFNRKVTCDSTAYGGVYPPVALRSHDAHLAPLVAEALAALPPVKQRPRVHDDDTPGAIAGGSATSDNHGGGVMTVSGVPRQMPTFVTVTRGPGMSANLGSGLATAKGLAAAWQVPLLAVNHMQAHALTPRLVSALDRSLPAPSPSSPPLHHPPPAAAASAPIPLTPEYPFLTLLVSGGHTQLVHSRSLTDHRILATTVDVAVGDALDKAARHILPPDMLASHGDVMYGALLERFAFPGSSPASAPSPPQEYDYEYTPPFRRVDEIATYTSPYSWTLTPPLAASRALSYSFVGLGSQIHRITASKSGGGGDDTMPLDERRCLARAAMRLLFEHLASRVLIALAAEPELRDAVRTLVVSGGVASNRFLMHVLRKTLDVRGAAHIRLTAPPPALCTDNAAMIAWTGMEMYEAGWESALSVHARRKWSIDPASDEGGILGLGGWVRRKSSE; encoded by the coding sequence ATGCGCCCTCCCCTCACAGCCCTCGCACGATGGCGCACCACGCCCTCCCTCCGCCATACCCGCTTCCACGGTGACCGGGCATCGAcgcaggccgtcgtcgttcaccgccgccaccacgtCGGCAGCCGCACCCTTCTAACCCTGGCCATCGAAACCTCATGCGACGATACCTGCGTCGCTGTCCTCTCCAAGgaccccggccccggcggccgcgcGACCCTCCATTTCAACCGCAAGGTCACGTGCGACAGCACGGCCTACGGCGGCGTTTACCCGCCCGTCGCCCTGCGCTCGCACGACGCGCACCTCGCGCCCCTCgttgccgaggccctcgcggCCCTGCCGCCGGTCAAACAACGCCCCAGGGTCCACGATGATGATACACCGGGGGCAATTGCGGGGGGTTCCGCCACAAGTGATaaccacggcggcggcgtgatGACAGTCTCCGGCGTCCCCCGCCAGATGCCCACCTTCGTGACGGTGACCCGCGGCCCGGGCATGTCTGCAAATCTTGGCTCCGGCCTCGCCACGGCCAAAGGtctcgcggcggcgtggcaGGTGCCCCTCCTGGCCGTCAATCACATGCAGGCCCATGCCCTCACCCCGCGCCTCGTCTCTGCCCTCGATCGGTCTCTCCCTGCAccatctccctcttctcctcctcttcatcatcctcctcctgctgctgctgcctcggCCCCGATCCCCCTAACACCCGAATACCCCTTCCTCACCCTTCTCGTCTCAGGCGGCCACACCCAGCTCGTTCACTCCCGCTCCCTTACAGACCACCGCATCCTCGCTACCACGGTAGATGTCGCCGTTGGGGACGCCCTAGACAAGGCGGCGCGCCACATCCTGCCCCCAGACATGCTGGCCTCCCACGGGGATGTCATGTacggcgccctcctcgagcgctTCGCCTTCCCGGGTTCCTCGCCTGCGTCCGCTCCTTCTCCACCGCAAGAGTACGACTACGAGTATACCCCGCCCTTCCGtcgcgtcgacgagatcgcTACCTACACCTCCCCCTACTCCTGGACCCTGACCCCGCCCCTTGCCGCCTCCCGCGCCCTGTCGTACTccttcgtcggcctcggcagccaGATTCACAGGATCACCGCATCcaagagcggcggcggtggcgacgatACAATGCCACTCGATGAGCGCAGGTGtctcgcccgcgccgccatGCGCCTCCTGTTCGAACACCTGGCCAGCCGCGTCCTCatcgccttggccgccgaACCGGAGCTCAGGGACGCCGTCCGGACGCTCGTCGTTAGCGGTGGCGTTGCGAGCAACCGCTTCCTCATGCATGTCCTGCGAAAAACCCTTGATGTTCGCGGGGCCGCCCACATCAGGCTCACGGCGCCCCCGCCAGCGCTTTGTACGGACAACGCGGCCATGATCGCCTGGACGGGCATGGAGATGTACGAGGCTGGCTGGGAGAGTGCTCTCTCAGTGCACGCCCGACGGAAGTGGTCGATTGACCCGGCGAGCGACGAGGGCGGAattctcggcctcggcggttGGGTGAGAAGAAAATCGAGTGAGTAG